The DNA sequence CCGAAAGTCACTGGTGGGGTCTTTAAACcgatcatcctttccactggTGGCCtgatgagcaggagcacagcagacgaatggaaggagtggagggaggcgatGCCGGTGGGGGGGTtcgagaaaatggagaaacgGATTGGTGTCGAGTTAGTAAAGGCGAGGGCTAGGACGCTGGTcttgtgaggaagaggaggttggattattttttcttttctttaaaaAGTTGTTTATTTAAGTAGTTTCTTTAATTCGGGCAACCCACACGACAACCCAATAAattaaacaacgaaaaatgcaacctctataaccccctaaccccctaaccccctaacccctaaattaaacaacgaaaaatgcaacctctataaccccctaaccccctaaccccccTAAGTCTCAATCGCAAGACACCTCCAAATCAAAAATGGATGGTGCCATTACTCCGGACGCCTCTCTCATCGGAAACGTCAACGATCCTAGCTCTCCCTCGGGCTGGAAAGAAATGCTTTACGCAGTCATCGAAGTGAAGTGGATGCGATTAGCGGCTCTTCTTACCGGCGAGGCTAAAAGTCAAACCGACGAGAAAGCTCTTAGTTACCTCTGCCAGGAAGGCGTATTTCAAACTATGTGGTATGTCATCTTGGGTTACGCCATTTCGCGCTGCATCTTCGGCCTCTCCATAGTCAACGAATACTTCTATAGAATTGTGTATCTCTATCAAGACTCGGCCTCAGACAGTCCCGTGCTTGCCCTGGAGGCAAGCAACGAGTTCTTGGAGAACGCCGGGCGACATTTTGGATATCCGCGGGATGGTTACTCAGTCGAAGAACTTGCAGAGCTGCAAGACTTTTGGTCGTCGCCTCCCAATTGTCTGATCAGCGACCGTGCCAACGCCACTTTGAATAAAGAGGCAAGGTATCACCTCGATGCGaccatcctctttttcctcgcTCATGCAGCGGCACTTCCAACGCAACGCTTCCTCAACGACCTGCCCCTCCCTTTTGCTCATCATGTTCCTGTTGAAGCGACCGCTCATTCAGCCACTGACATGAAATTGAAAGGATTAGAAGTTGGGCGCAGGCGACACAGTCTTCGTTCGACCAAGAGGAACAAGCGCACATTGGCGGATTTgtatgatgaagagaaaggtgaagaggacaaACCAGGGGACCGACAGGACAAGTCAGGGGACCGCAAGCCGCCTGGGAAGGATAATCGCAACAATGATCCTAGGAACGATGGTTCACAAGGGGGAAACCCTGGCTCCGGAGGCGATAACTCTCGTGGCGGAGGCTCTGATCCTGGGGGCGATAACTTACATGGCGGAGGCTCTGGTCCTGGCCGAGGACATGAAGGCTCCGACTCTCGAGATGTCGGCGGAAATGAAGGTTCTGAGTGGAAATCATCCATTATTGcctccctcatctccaatcCGCGTGAGCACCTTGTAATCTTATCTTACAGCCTGAAGTTACGCTTACGAATTTATTGTAGATACCAGTTCTTCTGTggctccctcctctcccagTGTTAACTCCACCGCGTCGTCGGAGGATGTTCATTTCCCGGACCTGTCATTGGACTCCAATGACAGAACTCTTGTCCATGGTGATTTGTCCACCGATCCCCTCCCGAAAGTTCACAAGTCCTCCCCTCTTGATCTCGATCTCGAGGACATCGACCCGGAATCGGGCGAGCTTACGTTGGCGGCCTATAAGGACCGCCTCGCATTGCTCGGGGTACGGGTGAAGTTGGTAACtagggaggagatggacgtCTTGCTGGCCCGGGGATGAAGGGACAGCTTTGGCTGTTGAGcgggtggaggagaggaagggataGCGGTTTCTGTTGTATATATTGGTTTCTGTTGTATATATTCGTTTCTGTTGTATATATGGTTTCCGTTGTACTTATTGGAAATTGAGATAGACATCATCTTGTAGAGATATGTTACTTGTATGTCATACAATCATATGTCCAAGACGACTCCAAGAGTAGAGTACGATTACAAAGATGTCTAATGGCAAGCAGGTCACTCAACAGGAGCAGTCGCCGCTGCTGTATTCGCCACGATAGATACTGAATTCTGCGTATACAGAGACAAACGGAAGAGTCAGAGAAGGCGTGTTCCAAATTGTGGTCTCGCATGGATATGGCCTCATATCATATCGGAATCAAATGTATAGTAGCAGTCATACATATCGCCTCCATGCTACACTACGTAAGAGGGGAATTAACCGATGTTCCACGTCAAGCAGCTTAAATTTCAGATTATCTGATCTCCACGCCCGTAATTAAAATACACGAATTAAACCCGAATTCAACTCCCCGATTTATTTACTTCCGTTCATTTGGTTCCTTCCACGCTATTAATCAATCAGCTCAATAATTAAATAATACGGACATGTTATTGTACTATTAGCGTTtttaccaccaccagcatCGATCCTATACTGGTGGCAATGATCGCAATAGCCAATCTCGAGAGAGCTGTATTTCAAGTGGACCGACGACACTATTTCCCTCGTTACGCGCCTCCAACGTCCGCTATACCCAACGTGCACGATACCCTCAGCAGTAGCAGCATATGTGCCTCGCTCGTCGACGTAGATTGAGGTTTCCGTAATGATGGGTATCCACATCTCCTCGACAAATGATCTTTCTAGTCGATTGTTTAGAACGAACTCATGCCATGGTCCCACTGTGACACATACATGTTCTTCCCATATCTTATCTCCTTATCTAGTAGATTACATACGGAGTATGGACAAGTACCACGTGCCCTGGAGGGAGACTGGCCGAAGCCGAAAGTGTACCCcaaacggaatcaaaacTCCAGGTAGGGTGCGAGAACTGGCGTGACGTCAAACTCCGATCATTGTTAGTCACCGAATGAACGAGGAGTTTTGTTCGTATTTTTCCGTTTTCTGTTGGCCTTTTTCGCTGGAATCTtgtttcttcatccactgCAAATTGAGACTTCAGCTCCTCTTATTATAACATGCATTTTTCCCTCATGAATCAACCGTGCACACCACTTCACTTATTATGTATGGCCTGGTCCTCATCCATATTTCATGATGTCCGTTCGGCACAAAATTTTTAATGCAGGAGCATACGGAACCATGCGGAGCCCACATGACATCATGCGCAAAAAAGGAGTTGCCACTCGTTATTACCCATCAAGCAAAAAACCCCAGCCCAGGTGTTGTGGGATGACGTCCAATTTCCTGGAATCTAGCATGCCCACCCTTATTCTAACAGCTTGCACTGTTTAAATATATTGTAGATTTTTTGATCTTTTCcgtcttttcatctttcgGCCTGCAGTGAAATACTACTATCACCGACAATTGCCTTGGGTTGTTTTCATCTCAACTACTGTCAACCTCCATACATCTCTATCGTCCGTCTGAACAACCGACAACCCAAATTTTGAACAGTGACCATGGCCGAACAAGTAGATACCGCTACGTTCGTACCTCTCAACTCTCCACCTCAACTTGCCGACCTGACACTGACCCTGTTATCTTGCTTCTCGACAGCGATGTTATCCAGCAGAACGCCGGCGCAGCCCAATCAGCAGTCGATTCAAAACGAGATGCTGCCCTTGGTCCACTCAGAAGCCACCGTACCCCCCTCCCCAACGAACTCGCCGAATTGACACCTGAAGAGCAAccgggaggagggaggaagaaggacgatAACACTCTAAGTATTAACATTGCGCTTGATCTCCTCGTTGAAGTGTAAGTTATTGTATTTCTCTTTCaaccatcctcatcacctcTGCCATCTAACCAAAGTGTCTTCATTTGTCGCTGATGTCCTACCATATAGCCATCTCACCGCCCGAGTTAAGGGTGATATTACCATCGGTCTCCTGTAGAGCGGCAAAATCAAAGTAATCAAAGTATTGTAGGGCACAGGCGATTTTGTAGAAAACGACCTATAGTGAGCCTTTGACGGCGTGTATGGCCTAGATAACCTGTGCATAGCTTCTTGTACTTAGAACTTTACCCTTTCGTACCTCTCGTCATGTATCTTTTACCTTTTGACGATTTTATGAGTGTAACATGCAGAACGCTGAGTGTGTATTGTTTATATTATCGACTCTTGCTTCACCTAAAACATAAAAGTAGAATCAGTGACTTACGACTTATGCTACGGCGATAAGATACGTGGTCAAAACATCAACCAATGTTTCCGATAAAATGAAAGCCTCTTTACTTTTCATTCTTCGTTCTCTCCTCGTTCCCTCGTCTTTCGAGCTTCTTATGTACTTCGCCAAAGGTTTAGGACACATTTCGCCCAATGGCACTAACGAACGATGGGAGTCAATTCAAGCGTTTTTTTACTGCTGAATGCAAGAAGACAACGGAACATAAATGACGTGTATCAAATCGCTCTTGAGTCTTTAGAAGAATTAAAGAACGACAGAGTTCTAAAACGTTTCTCTAAAAAAGAAACTAACACGAAGAACATTCGACATAAGGCTGATTCACGTTTCGGAAAGAGTGGTCTGAAAAAAACATAACTCAAGCTTTGCTTCTCACAagacaagaacaagaatTCTGAATAGGCGGTCGAATAGCTGAAAAAATGACCATGTATAAAAGAGTCTTATGATAATCCCACGCTAGAACTGAACTGACAGAGAAGCCGAATGCATCCAATTTTTTAGTCTACCCAAACaaatccttctctctccatctctcagCTCTTATTTCCTCTCCGAATACTTGTGCACACACTCCAAGAACCACCCCATATCTTCCGGTTTGACATTCGGCGTGATCCCATGCCCCAAATTTGCGATCCACCCGCCTCCAGCTTCCTTCCACCTCGCACTCAacctctccacctctttctctatcccttctttccctccatACAACACTGTGGGATCAAAGTTTCCTTGGAGGTTAACCTTTTTGCCTACAATCTCCCGGACTTCCACAGGGTCCACGGTCCAATCTAGGCCGAGGGTAGCGTACCCCGTTTGAGCAGGATcagagaggagggaaaaggtggagggTGTGTTGGCGCCCTTAGCGAAGAGGGTAATACGTACGCCGGGGTGAGAGAGTTGGGAGAGGACGGAGTGGACTTTGGATGAgatgtggagaagaggagggagtgCAAAGGTCTTGAATTGGTGAGGGGTAAGTTCGCCAGCCCAGGAGTCAAATACTTGGAGCATCTACATTTATGATATTAATGTTTTAAAAGAGGATTTGGAATagaggaagggggaagggaaagggacaTACTTGAGCACCGGCAAGAACTTGGCCGATAAGGAGATCGGCACAAACATCCGCAATACGCCTCAACAACTCATGACTTGCCTCGGGGTATTTGTACAGCCagctcttgctcttctcaAACGTCTTGctccctccaccttcaCACATGTACGCCATCAACGTCCAAGGGGCACCACAGAACCCAATCAGGGGCACTCTTCCATCCAACCCCTTCCTGGTAAGCGTGACCGCCTCAAATACATATCCCAACTCTTTTTGCACATCTACATCCTTCCTGAGACGCTTGATGTCATCAGGTGTGACAAGTGGATTT is a window from the Cryptococcus neoformans var. neoformans JEC21 chromosome 2 sequence genome containing:
- a CDS encoding expressed protein, whose product is MAEQVDTATDVIQQNAGAAQSAVDSKRDAALGPLRSHRTPLPNELAELTPEEQPGGGRKKDDNTLSINIALDLLVEVHLTARVKGDITIGLL
- a CDS encoding uroporphyrinogen decarboxylase, putative is translated as MPHAIPKLDLVSSWRDIQFPPLKNDLLLRAASGEETPRAPVWVMRQAGRYLPEFLEVRKHHSFFECCQTPSLASALTLQPIDRYPRLDASIIFCDILVVPQALGLEVLMEPSRGPVLPNPLVTPDDIKRLRKDVDVQKELGYVFEAVTLTRKGLDGRVPLIGFCGAPWTLMAYMCEGGGSKTFEKSKSWLYKYPEASHELLRRIADVCADLLIGQVLAGAQMLQVFDSWAGELTPHQFKTFALPPLLHISSKVHSVLSQLSHPGVRITLFAKGANTPSTFSLLSDPAQTGYATLGLDWTVDPVEVREIVGKKVNLQGNFDPTVLYGGKEGIEKEVERLSARWKEAGGGWIANLGHGITPNVKPEDMGWFLECVHKYSERK